In one window of Methanobrevibacter sp. DNA:
- a CDS encoding cation:proton antiporter subunit C, with translation MAQTQLAILLTSAALIIIGLYSAIFIDNIIKKIIGISFIEEGANLFIVAIGYKAGGVVPILMPGMDTSWFASNAAYPLPFGLVLTSIVIGASTLAVMLALVMVLYRRYGTLSTKVMLADTSKQEEYNE, from the coding sequence ATGGCGCAAACTCAACTTGCGATATTATTGACATCTGCTGCTTTAATTATCATAGGACTTTATTCAGCAATATTTATTGATAATATCATCAAAAAGATAATTGGTATTAGTTTTATTGAAGAGGGAGCCAATTTATTCATTGTTGCTATTGGTTATAAGGCTGGAGGAGTTGTACCTATTCTAATGCCTGGAATGGACACTTCATGGTTTGCATCAAATGCGGCTTATCCTTTACCTTTCGGTTTAGTGCTTACCAGTATTGTAATCGGGGCAAGTACATTGGCAGTCATGCTTGCATTAGTGATGGTTTTATACAGACGTTATGGCACATTATCTACAAAAGTAATGTTGGCCGATACATCAAAACAGGAGGAGTACAATGAATGA